In one window of Mobula birostris isolate sMobBir1 chromosome 25, sMobBir1.hap1, whole genome shotgun sequence DNA:
- the polr2j gene encoding DNA-directed RNA polymerase II subunit RPB11-a, giving the protein MNAPPAFESFLLFEGEKKITITKDTKVPNACLFTINKEDHTLGNTIRSQLLKDPQVLFAGYKVPHPLEHKIVIRVQTTPDYSPQEAFTNAITDLISELSLLEERFRVAIKDKQEGIE; this is encoded by the exons ATGAACGCGCCGCCGGCTTTCGAGAGTTTTCTGCTGTTTGAGGGAGAAAAAAA AATAACAATAACAAAAGACACAAAAGTGCCAAATGCATGCCTATTCACCATTAACAAGGAGGACCATACCCTGGGTAATACCATCCGATC ACAGTTATTGAAAGATCCTCAGGTGTTATTTGCGGGTTACAAAGTACCACATCCTTTAGAACATAAAATTGTTATCCGTGTGCAAACTACTCCAGACTACAGTCCACAAGAGGCATTTACAAATGCCATCACTGATCTGATCAGTGAGTTATCCCTCCTGGAGGAGCGATTCCGG GTTGCCATTAAAGACAAACAAGAAGGAATTGAGTAA